The Sphingopyxis fribergensis DNA segment AGCGCGGCGTTGACGGTGTTTTCCGACATCGGCCGATCGACCGAACGCAGCGACGGGAACAGATAAGGGCTATATCCCTCGTCGTGCTCGATGGTTTCGAGAATGGCGAGCGCCTGCCGAGAAAGAGGGATGCTGTGGGCGCGGCGCATCTTGGTCTTGTGTTTCGGGATGATCCACAGCTCCTTGTCCAAATCGAAGTCGGCCCATTCGGCAAAGCGAAGCTCGCCGGGGCGCACGAACACATGGGGTAGGAGGCGCAGCGCAGCCTTGGTGTTGGGATGCCCCTCGAACGCCTCGATAGCGCGGAGCAGGCCGCCCGCTGCATTGCCGTTCGTGATCGCGGCGCGGTGGACGGGCTGGGGCGCAATGAGCGCGCCGCGCAGATCCGCCGCCACGTCACGCTCGGCGCGGGCCGTGGCGATACCATAGCGGAATATTTGGCTGCACGTGCTGCGAAGTCGCTTGGCGGTCTCGTATCGGCCCTTGCTCTCCATCTTACGAAGCATCACCAAAAGCTCCTGCGCGGAGATGGAGGCGATGGGGCGCGTGCCGATGGACTCGTTGATGAAGTCCAGCAGCCAACGCAGCTTTTTCATGGTGACAGCCGAACGGCCTTCCCGCTCGACCTTCAAAAGCCATTCGTCGGCCACTGCCTTGAAGCTGTTGGACGCCGCGACAGCGGCTGCGATCTTTTCGAACTTGATTTGCTGGGCCGGATCGTCCCCGCGCGCCAGAACCTTGCGGGCCGCGTCGCGTTGCTCGCGGGCTTCGGCAAGGCTGGTGTCGGGATAGACGCCGAACGCCAGCGTCTTCTGCTTGCCGAAGTGGCGGTAGTTCATGCGCCAATAGCGCCCGCCATTGGGGGTCACATAGAGGAACAGCCCCTCAGAATCAGTGATTTTGTAGGGCTTTTCGCGGCCCTTTGCGTTTTTGATAGCAACAGCGGTAAGCGCCATGATGGTATCTCCTGATCAAGGAGGGCCGCGCTACCATCAAATATACCATCGAGATGGTGGTATCCGGTGGCACGAAGCCGCTCCATATGGGATACCTATACCACAAAAAACCGCAGAAATCAGCCATTTATGGCACATTCTGGAACCCTCTGGGAAAGAGAGTTGGTGACCCCTACGGGACTCGAACCCGTGTTTTCGCCGTGAAAGGGCGACGTCCTAGACCGCTAGACGAAGGGGCCGTCTGATCGGTGAGCGGGCGCCTTAGACGGGCGTTTCGGCGGGGTCAAGCATGGGGCGCCGTGGCCGCGTAAAAATATTGCGCCGCAGCGGATCAGCCGGTGCCTAGTCGGCCCACGCGGCGTCCTCGAGGTGGAGTTCAGCCGCCGGTCGGCTGCCCCAATCGTCGCGTTTCGCGCGGCCCGCGAGCCACAGCTTGCGATTGCCGCGCGTGTGCAGCAGGGCCTGCCCCAATTCGGTCTCGGCGCTGCGAAAGGCCACCGCCTTGAACCGCGCGCCATCGTCGCCCGATACGATCAGGCGGACATGGTCGGTGCCGACGATCCCCGATTCGACGATCCGCACCGGCCCGGTCGCGACGCGCGGCGCGGGCCAGCCCGCGCCATAGGGGCCCGCGCTCTCGATCGCATCGCACCACAAAGGGTTGATCCCGCGCGGCGCCAGTACCGCGTCGATCAGCAGCGACTTGTCGCCGCTCGCGCGCTCGACATCGGCGGCGAGGCGGTCGTTGAGCCAGGCGCCGAGCGCATCGACCTTGTCGGCTTCGACGGTCAGCCCCGCCGCCATCGCATGCCCGCCGCCCGCGACGAGCAGGCCGCTTTCCTTGGCGGCGAGGATTGCGGCGCCCAGGTCGACGCCGCTGATCGAGCGGCCGGAGCCTTTGCCGATGCCCGCGTCATCGAGCGCGATCACGATCGCGGGGCGGTGCAGTCGTTCCTTGAGGCGTCCCGCGACGATGCCGATCACCCCGGGGTGCCAGCCCTGTCCGGCGACGATCGCGACGGGGGCGTTGCCGCACGCGCTGCTCGCCGCCATCGCCTCTTCGAGCACCCCCGCCTCGATTGCGCGGCGTTCCTCGTTGAGCCGGTTGAGTTCCTGCGAGATGTCGGCCGCCTCCTGCGGGTCCGACGTCGTCAGCAAGCGCACCCCGAGGTCGGACTTGCCGACGCGCCCGCCGGCGTTGATCCGCGGGCCAAGCGCAAAGCCCATGTCGCTCGCGCTCGGCGGCTTGGTCAGCCGCGCGGCGTCCATCAGCGCCGCAAGGCCGGTGTTGCCGCGCCGCGCCATCACCTTCAGCCCCTGCGTCACCAGCGCGCGGTTGAAACCGGTGAGCCGTGCGACGTCGGCGACGGTGCCCAAGGCGACCAGATCGAGCAGGTCGATGAGCGCGGGTTCGTCGCGTGTCGCGAAAAAGCCGCGCGCGCGCAAAGTGCGGAGCAGCGCGGCGCCGAGCAGGAAGGCGACCCCTACCGCGGCGAGATTGCCGTGGATTGCGGCGTCGGGCTCCTCGTCGAGCCGGTTGGGATTCACCAGCGCAAAGGCCACGGGCAGCGTCGTCGCGCACTGGTGATGATCGACGACGATCACCTCGACCCCCGCCGCCTTGGCTTCGGCAATTGCGTCGAACGCCTGCGCCCCGCAATCAACCGTGACGACGAGCTTCGATCCCGCCTCGCCGATCTTGACCAGCGCAGCGCCCGAGGGGCCATAGCCTTCCATCAGCCGGTCGGGGATATAGGCGCCCGCAGGTAGCCCCAGCCCGCGCAGCAGCCGCACGAGCAGAGCGGCCGAGGTCGCACCGTCGACGTCATAATCGCCGAAGATCGTCACGGCCTCTTTGCGCTCGACGGCATCGGCGAGCCGCGCGGCGGCGGCGTCCATGTCTCGGAACAGCGACGGGTCGGGCATGAAGCCGCGCAAGGTCGGCGCGCGCTGCCGGTCGAGGTCGTCGCGCGTCACGCCGCGCGCGAGCAGCAATTGCGTGACGAGATCGTCGGGCGCGAGATTCTCCGACGCCATGTCGGCGCTCGCGCGGCGCCAGTGCCAGGGTTGGCCCTTGATCGAGTGCGTGATGCCGAGTGCAGTCTCGCTCATGACCGCGCCCTCGCGGCGAGGATGCGAGTGCGCAGGTCATGCGCGGCGGCGAGCGGGATCGCAGGTATTTCATG contains these protein-coding regions:
- a CDS encoding tyrosine-type recombinase/integrase, coding for MALTAVAIKNAKGREKPYKITDSEGLFLYVTPNGGRYWRMNYRHFGKQKTLAFGVYPDTSLAEAREQRDAARKVLARGDDPAQQIKFEKIAAAVAASNSFKAVADEWLLKVEREGRSAVTMKKLRWLLDFINESIGTRPIASISAQELLVMLRKMESKGRYETAKRLRSTCSQIFRYGIATARAERDVAADLRGALIAPQPVHRAAITNGNAAGGLLRAIEAFEGHPNTKAALRLLPHVFVRPGELRFAEWADFDLDKELWIIPKHKTKMRRAHSIPLSRQALAILETIEHDEGYSPYLFPSLRSVDRPMSENTVNAALRRMGYAQDEMTGHGFRAMAATLLNEMGLWHPDAIERQLAHQDNNAVRRAYTRGEYWDERVRMMQHWSDHLDFLRDGAMIINGDFKKAKAGD
- the recJ gene encoding single-stranded-DNA-specific exonuclease RecJ, yielding MSETALGITHSIKGQPWHWRRASADMASENLAPDDLVTQLLLARGVTRDDLDRQRAPTLRGFMPDPSLFRDMDAAAARLADAVERKEAVTIFGDYDVDGATSAALLVRLLRGLGLPAGAYIPDRLMEGYGPSGAALVKIGEAGSKLVVTVDCGAQAFDAIAEAKAAGVEVIVVDHHQCATTLPVAFALVNPNRLDEEPDAAIHGNLAAVGVAFLLGAALLRTLRARGFFATRDEPALIDLLDLVALGTVADVARLTGFNRALVTQGLKVMARRGNTGLAALMDAARLTKPPSASDMGFALGPRINAGGRVGKSDLGVRLLTTSDPQEAADISQELNRLNEERRAIEAGVLEEAMAASSACGNAPVAIVAGQGWHPGVIGIVAGRLKERLHRPAIVIALDDAGIGKGSGRSISGVDLGAAILAAKESGLLVAGGGHAMAAGLTVEADKVDALGAWLNDRLAADVERASGDKSLLIDAVLAPRGINPLWCDAIESAGPYGAGWPAPRVATGPVRIVESGIVGTDHVRLIVSGDDGARFKAVAFRSAETELGQALLHTRGNRKLWLAGRAKRDDWGSRPAAELHLEDAAWAD